Proteins encoded in a region of the Candidatus Hydrogenedentota bacterium genome:
- a CDS encoding tetratricopeptide repeat protein — protein MSQDSSPDTARAGKSRREWLALAAILLLGLLLRVWYLDVILDAPDFAAPQQDPDVQDYYARALISGDWSVREGCNDPHMRTTPYFRPPGHGYLLAAIYWLANGNYLAPRLFNLALGLASIWLVYRLGKRVYGAKEGLIAAFFMATYWGFIYWEGELNDPVVFVFLVPCLFLALRAWGDRMTVRWAVVIGLIFGIYALMRPNILAFGPFAAAWMAWIAWRRGSIARIPASWAALLGVTLLTIAPVTVRNYVASGEFVPIATYFGENFLIGNGEDSDGVTPWTPYLQRLEGTGSWSVWDYDNVVKGLGKEVGKPDLTHSEASKIFTRQTLAYIGEHKWRTFKLALAKCVLFWSPKEITCNKVVEAEKAFYAPLKYLPGFPLAAALFFFGLALLLWHEWRQPVSREASGAGVTRTEMSVLILVFIAVYFATFIPFFVNGRARIPLIPLFFLVGAFGLRRMGDWAREGHWPRTVGAGAALAVLYGLASVSYIPYEPDRARWHYQRADSLFRIGKIDEAIAEARKLLDMEQTAAYMHQRLGNLFNAAGRTVEASAHYDAALKRDPEFQDLYYLQAQALQDQGKTDEAEQYYRRALELNPYDARAHNELGELLARKGLTEEAEKHFEEALRVAPDYGEVLERLDTMLSRQGRGEEAIARNRKRLEANPNLKYVRYELGRLLSERGQYEAALEEFNRALQIDPMFQDPHYQIAHMLAEQGKTEEAMARFEEALRLNPDDARSHNELGALLVEQGKLAEAEAHYNEALRVTPDFGHVLDRLGRLLTAQGRYDEALARYENALRVNPNNQDVHYLLGRELVLQGRKDEAAPHFEEAIRLNPDDARAHNELGEILAERGKIDEAMKHYEEALRVDPQFSYVLNKMGRILASQGKFDEAVKRYRDALAINPDNQDVHYLLARELGAQGKTDEAVAELNEALRLNPDDARAHNDIGLVLMQIGKPEEAIRHFQEALRIAPDFTLALNNWGNALAGLGRIDEAEERYRKALEVRPSDEYAYYNLAGLAERRQQYDTAIELYHKAMKNSPSNSNIPNDLGLLYANLGKSEEAIKWYQYALTVDPRNPTVYNNIGYEAYKQGHYDEAIKQYEKALAIMPDYVLVLNNLGTALADQGKRDEAIARYEEALRVRPNDGNIHNSLGYQYACKGDAENALKHYQEAVRLIPRFPLAYNNIGNLLAGQDKLDEAIANYRKAIEIHPREPYGHWNIANALMKKGQMEEAIAEYALALEYAPENADFANDLGNALVRVGRIDEGVRYYVRATELDPKHVSAHCNLGAIYAAAGRNEQAATHYRHALAANPQAEAARKGLEKLGFPAQ, from the coding sequence ATGAGCCAAGATTCCTCACCCGACACCGCGCGAGCGGGAAAGTCCCGCCGCGAATGGCTTGCGCTGGCGGCAATCCTCCTGCTGGGTCTCTTGTTGCGTGTCTGGTATTTGGACGTGATTCTCGACGCGCCGGATTTCGCCGCGCCGCAACAGGACCCGGATGTGCAGGATTACTATGCGCGCGCGTTGATTTCGGGCGACTGGTCGGTGCGCGAAGGCTGCAACGATCCGCACATGCGGACCACACCGTATTTTCGTCCGCCGGGACACGGCTACCTGCTTGCGGCCATCTACTGGCTGGCCAACGGTAATTACCTTGCGCCGCGCCTTTTCAATCTCGCGCTGGGACTCGCGAGCATCTGGCTCGTATACCGGCTGGGCAAGCGCGTGTACGGCGCGAAGGAAGGGCTGATCGCCGCCTTTTTCATGGCCACCTATTGGGGGTTCATTTACTGGGAAGGCGAACTGAACGATCCGGTCGTGTTCGTTTTTCTGGTACCGTGCCTGTTTCTCGCGTTGCGTGCGTGGGGAGACCGCATGACTGTCCGCTGGGCCGTCGTGATAGGGCTTATTTTTGGGATTTACGCACTGATGCGGCCGAATATTCTGGCTTTCGGTCCGTTTGCCGCCGCATGGATGGCGTGGATCGCATGGCGGCGCGGATCGATCGCGCGCATTCCGGCCTCGTGGGCCGCGCTGTTGGGGGTAACCCTGCTGACGATCGCCCCTGTTACGGTGCGCAACTATGTCGCTTCCGGCGAATTCGTGCCGATAGCCACCTACTTCGGCGAAAATTTTCTGATTGGAAACGGCGAGGATTCCGACGGCGTGACGCCGTGGACCCCCTACCTGCAACGGCTTGAAGGCACGGGCAGTTGGTCGGTATGGGACTACGACAACGTCGTCAAGGGACTTGGCAAGGAAGTGGGCAAGCCGGATCTGACCCATTCGGAAGCGTCGAAAATTTTTACCCGGCAAACGCTGGCCTACATCGGGGAACACAAATGGCGGACCTTCAAACTGGCGCTCGCGAAATGCGTGTTGTTTTGGAGTCCAAAGGAAATCACGTGCAACAAGGTCGTCGAGGCCGAGAAGGCCTTCTACGCGCCATTGAAATACCTGCCCGGATTTCCGTTGGCGGCGGCTCTTTTCTTTTTCGGCCTCGCCTTGCTTTTATGGCATGAATGGCGGCAGCCGGTTTCGCGCGAGGCATCCGGGGCGGGCGTCACGCGCACGGAAATGAGCGTGCTTATCCTTGTGTTTATCGCGGTCTATTTTGCGACATTCATCCCGTTTTTCGTCAATGGCCGCGCCCGGATTCCATTGATTCCGCTTTTCTTTCTCGTTGGCGCGTTTGGATTGCGCCGCATGGGGGATTGGGCGCGCGAAGGCCATTGGCCGCGGACGGTCGGGGCGGGGGCGGCCTTGGCGGTCCTGTACGGTTTGGCATCGGTCTCGTATATTCCGTATGAGCCGGATCGTGCGCGATGGCACTACCAACGGGCCGACTCGTTGTTCCGCATCGGGAAAATTGACGAAGCCATCGCCGAGGCGCGGAAATTATTGGACATGGAACAGACCGCGGCCTACATGCACCAACGGCTGGGCAACCTCTTCAACGCGGCGGGGCGGACCGTCGAGGCGTCGGCACACTATGACGCCGCGCTCAAGCGCGATCCGGAATTCCAAGACCTTTACTACCTGCAAGCCCAAGCCTTGCAGGATCAGGGCAAGACGGATGAAGCCGAACAATATTACCGGCGCGCCCTTGAACTCAATCCCTACGATGCGCGCGCCCACAATGAACTGGGCGAATTGCTCGCGCGGAAAGGCCTGACGGAGGAAGCTGAAAAACATTTCGAGGAGGCGTTGCGCGTCGCGCCGGATTACGGCGAGGTGCTCGAACGGCTCGACACGATGCTGTCCCGGCAGGGACGCGGCGAGGAAGCCATTGCGCGCAATCGCAAGCGCCTCGAGGCGAATCCCAACTTGAAATACGTGCGCTACGAACTGGGCCGGCTGTTGTCGGAACGGGGCCAGTACGAGGCGGCGCTCGAGGAGTTCAACCGCGCCCTGCAAATAGACCCGATGTTTCAGGATCCGCACTACCAGATCGCGCACATGCTCGCGGAACAAGGCAAAACGGAAGAGGCGATGGCGCGCTTCGAGGAGGCGCTTCGGCTCAACCCGGACGACGCGCGTTCGCACAACGAACTGGGCGCGCTCCTGGTGGAACAGGGCAAACTGGCGGAAGCGGAGGCGCATTACAACGAGGCGCTGCGCGTGACGCCCGATTTTGGACACGTTCTCGACCGCCTCGGGCGTCTGTTGACCGCGCAGGGCCGCTACGACGAGGCCCTCGCCCGGTATGAAAACGCGCTCCGGGTCAATCCCAACAATCAGGATGTGCATTATCTGCTTGGCCGCGAACTGGTGCTGCAGGGGCGAAAAGACGAGGCGGCGCCCCACTTTGAAGAGGCCATCCGGCTGAATCCGGATGATGCGCGCGCCCATAACGAACTCGGTGAAATCCTCGCGGAGCGCGGCAAGATTGACGAGGCGATGAAACATTATGAAGAGGCCTTGCGCGTGGATCCGCAGTTCTCGTACGTGCTCAACAAAATGGGCCGGATTCTGGCCTCGCAAGGCAAGTTCGACGAGGCGGTCAAACGGTACCGCGACGCGCTGGCGATCAATCCCGACAACCAGGATGTCCATTACCTGCTTGCCCGGGAACTCGGCGCGCAGGGCAAAACCGACGAGGCTGTCGCGGAACTGAACGAGGCGCTGCGGCTCAACCCGGACGACGCCCGGGCGCATAACGACATTGGACTGGTCCTGATGCAGATCGGCAAGCCGGAGGAGGCCATCCGGCATTTCCAGGAAGCGCTGCGCATCGCGCCGGATTTCACACTGGCGCTCAACAACTGGGGAAACGCCCTGGCCGGCCTCGGAAGGATCGACGAGGCGGAAGAACGTTATCGAAAGGCGCTGGAGGTGCGCCCCTCGGACGAGTATGCCTATTACAACCTTGCGGGTCTCGCGGAACGCCGGCAGCAATATGACACGGCCATCGAACTCTATCACAAGGCGATGAAGAACAGTCCCTCAAACTCGAACATTCCAAACGATCTGGGGCTTCTATACGCCAACCTCGGCAAATCCGAAGAAGCGATCAAGTGGTATCAGTACGCGCTGACGGTCGATCCGCGCAATCCGACGGTCTACAACAATATCGGATACGAAGCATACAAGCAGGGCCATTACGACGAAGCCATCAAGCAATACGAAAAGGCGCTGGCGATCATGCCCGATTATGTGCTCGTATTGAACAACCTCGGCACCGCGCTGGCCGATCAGGGCAAGCGCGACGAGGCCATCGCCCGCTATGAAGAGGCGCTCAGGGTCCGGCCGAACGACGGCAACATCCACAACAGCCTCGGATACCAGTATGCGTGCAAGGGCGATGCGGAAAACGCCCTGAAACATTACCAAGAGGCCGTCAGGCTGATCCCGCGATTTCCGCTCGCCTACAACAATATCGGGAATTTGCTGGCCGGCCAGGACAAACTGGACGAGGCCATCGCAAACTACCGCAAGGCGATAGAAATCCATCCGCGCGAACCGTATGGTCACTGGAACATCGCGAACGCACTCATGAAAAAAGGACAGATGGAAGAGGCCATTGCCGAATATGCCTTGGCGCTGGAATATGCCCCGGAAAACGCGGATTTTGCCAACGACCTCGGTAATGCGCTCGTCCGTGTCGGACGCATTGACGAAGGCGTGCGATACTATGTCCGCGCAACGGAACTCGATCCGAAACATGTCAGCGCCCACTGTAATCTGGGCGCCATCTATGCCGCGGCCGGCAGAAATGAACAAGCCGCCACACACTACCGGCATGCGCTGGCCGCCAATCCCCAGGCGGAAGCGGCACGTAAAGGTCTTGAAAAACTGGGCTTTCCGGCACAATAA
- the tilS gene encoding tRNA lysidine(34) synthetase TilS, whose product MGSLLDRAEKTIRHHDLLAPDDRVLVALSGGPDSVCLLHVLRALGYPTGAAHLDHLTRHGASTQDAAWVREWTARLGVECHVRERNVTEEARAMGVSFEEHARATRYAFLVEIARSCGYTAVATGHHAGDQAETVLMRLLRGASGRGLSGIPYRREQNGVRIVRPLLDCQRDAILEYLEHHGLEFRMDVSNTDERYFRNRVRCRLLPELARDYNHNLVEALSRTAALLQDDDRLLGRMAAEEAEACGILDNRLDRNRFSAMDRALQGRVLLLLAWRNGADCDYGHIREGIEFVCNGPTGRQCDLGSGFRLRNGRRFAYVESNACALAETEIACPGTTCVGGRAFLVSPARAVEPRDWRAYCTPARQVFDADALHGPLAARPWRAGDRFTPFGMTGTKKLQDYFVDAGVSVPERNAQWLLLAGGRIAWIVGRAIDAHVAVTAHTRRIVEVEVFDERDALD is encoded by the coding sequence ATGGGATCTTTGCTTGATCGCGCCGAAAAGACCATTCGGCATCATGACCTGCTTGCGCCGGACGATCGGGTTCTGGTGGCGTTGTCCGGCGGACCGGATTCCGTGTGCCTTTTGCACGTTTTGCGCGCGCTGGGATACCCGACGGGCGCCGCGCATCTGGATCATTTGACGCGGCACGGGGCAAGCACGCAGGATGCGGCATGGGTCCGCGAATGGACGGCCCGCCTCGGCGTCGAGTGCCATGTCCGCGAGAGAAACGTGACGGAAGAAGCCCGTGCAATGGGGGTGTCGTTTGAAGAACACGCGCGGGCGACGCGATACGCCTTCCTTGTCGAAATTGCGCGATCCTGCGGGTACACAGCGGTCGCCACCGGCCATCACGCGGGCGATCAGGCGGAGACGGTGCTGATGCGGCTGTTGCGGGGCGCTTCGGGACGCGGCCTTTCAGGCATTCCCTATCGGCGCGAACAGAATGGCGTGCGGATTGTACGGCCGTTGCTGGATTGCCAACGCGACGCGATACTCGAATACCTCGAACATCATGGACTTGAATTCAGAATGGACGTATCGAACACCGACGAGCGCTATTTCCGCAACCGCGTCCGATGCCGTCTTCTGCCGGAATTGGCACGGGATTACAACCACAACCTGGTCGAGGCGTTGTCGCGCACGGCCGCCTTGCTCCAGGACGACGATCGGCTGCTGGGCCGCATGGCCGCGGAAGAAGCCGAGGCGTGCGGCATCCTGGACAACCGGCTGGATCGAAATCGTTTTTCGGCCATGGACCGCGCGCTGCAAGGCCGCGTGCTGTTGCTGCTGGCGTGGCGCAACGGCGCGGATTGTGACTACGGGCATATCCGCGAAGGGATCGAGTTCGTGTGTAATGGCCCGACGGGCCGGCAGTGCGATCTGGGATCGGGATTCCGATTGCGGAACGGACGGCGGTTCGCCTATGTCGAATCGAACGCCTGCGCCCTTGCCGAAACGGAAATTGCCTGTCCCGGCACGACTTGCGTGGGCGGACGCGCCTTCCTCGTGTCGCCCGCGAGGGCCGTCGAACCGCGCGACTGGCGGGCGTATTGCACGCCGGCCCGGCAGGTGTTCGACGCGGACGCGTTGCACGGACCGTTGGCGGCGCGGCCGTGGCGGGCAGGCGACCGCTTCACTCCCTTCGGCATGACGGGAACCAAAAAACTCCAGGACTATTTCGTGGACGCCGGCGTGTCCGTTCCCGAACGCAACGCCCAATGGCTTTTGCTCGCGGGCGGCCGCATCGCATGGATTGTGGGACGGGCCATTGACGCCCATGTGGCCGTCACGGCGCATACGCGGCGGATTGTCGAAGTGGAGGTGTTCGATGAACGTGACGCCCTTGATTAG
- the hpt gene encoding hypoxanthine phosphoribosyltransferase — MNVTPLISPETIAQRVEALADALSRRYAGREIVLLVVLKGGIVFAADLMRRMTIPVLVDFIRARSYEGTASNGPVALGYLPETPLAGRDVVVVEDILDTGRTSQAILEWVRGQGAASAAVCVLLDKPSRRRVDIEADFAGMVIGDHFVVGYGLDYEQQGRQHPGIGILNAAD; from the coding sequence ATGAACGTGACGCCCTTGATTAGCCCCGAAACGATCGCGCAGCGCGTCGAGGCCCTTGCGGATGCGCTGTCGCGTCGTTATGCGGGCCGCGAAATCGTGCTGCTTGTCGTGCTCAAGGGCGGCATTGTGTTCGCCGCGGACCTGATGCGCCGGATGACGATTCCCGTGCTGGTGGATTTCATCCGTGCGCGAAGTTACGAGGGGACGGCGTCGAACGGGCCGGTTGCGCTGGGCTATCTGCCCGAAACGCCGCTTGCCGGACGGGATGTCGTTGTCGTCGAGGACATCCTCGATACGGGGCGGACTTCCCAGGCGATCCTCGAATGGGTGCGGGGCCAGGGCGCGGCCAGCGCCGCCGTATGCGTGCTGCTCGACAAGCCGTCGCGCCGCCGCGTGGACATTGAAGCCGATTTCGCCGGCATGGTCATCGGCGACCATTTTGTCGTTGGCTACGGCCTGGACTACGAACAACAGGGGCGGCAGCATCCCGGCATCGGCATTCTGAATGCTGCGGATTGA
- a CDS encoding adenine phosphoribosyltransferase, whose amino-acid sequence MDLAAIIRNVPDFPKPGIQFKDITTLVGNGAAFREIIEGWKARYADQRITAIVGADARGFIFGAALAYALGIGFVPVRKKGKLPAATLAEDFDLEYGKDTIEIHLDALKPGDRVVLVDDLLATGGTMAAMAGLVKKLGAEIVEVAFVVELPDLKGREKLAGLPVHVLVQFEGE is encoded by the coding sequence ATGGATCTTGCAGCGATCATCCGCAATGTCCCGGATTTTCCAAAACCGGGGATTCAATTCAAGGATATTACGACGCTTGTGGGCAATGGCGCGGCGTTTCGGGAAATCATCGAAGGTTGGAAGGCGCGATATGCCGACCAGCGCATCACGGCCATCGTGGGCGCGGACGCGCGCGGGTTCATCTTCGGGGCGGCGCTCGCCTATGCATTGGGCATCGGGTTCGTGCCGGTGCGCAAGAAGGGCAAGTTGCCCGCGGCGACCCTCGCCGAGGACTTCGACCTCGAATACGGCAAGGACACGATTGAAATCCATCTCGACGCGCTGAAACCGGGCGACCGGGTCGTGCTGGTGGACGACCTGCTGGCGACGGGCGGGACGATGGCGGCCATGGCCGGCCTGGTGAAAAAACTCGGCGCGGAAATCGTCGAGGTGGCGTTTGTGGTGGAATTGCCGGATCTCAAAGGGCGCGAAAAACTCGCGGGGCTTCCGGTGCATGTGCTGGTGCAGTTTGAAGGAGAGTGA
- a CDS encoding HAD hydrolase-like protein, with amino-acid sequence MKRNYLPGTQIEIINEVERGRLKHALFDFDGTISLLREGWQNIMAPVMIEMICGKTTPTQDIIDEVHRVIDETTGIQTIFQMQKLVEMVRAHGLVPEEEILDPYGYKDIYNERLMVPVNERIAQLESGAMTVEQATLRGALDFVRMLRDKGVRLYVFSGTDREDVRNEAAKVGAAPYFDEIWGAVRSIEEYSKEKVLKEIIAAHQLHGTEVMTVGDGPVEIRNGKENGCIAIGVASNEVAGHGWDEHKRERLIRAGADILIPDFAEGSALLNYLFPTS; translated from the coding sequence GTGAAACGAAATTATCTTCCAGGAACGCAAATCGAAATCATCAACGAAGTGGAACGGGGCCGTCTGAAACACGCCCTGTTCGATTTCGACGGCACCATCAGCCTGCTGCGCGAGGGCTGGCAAAACATCATGGCGCCCGTCATGATCGAAATGATCTGCGGCAAGACCACGCCCACGCAGGACATCATTGACGAAGTGCATCGGGTTATTGACGAAACCACGGGCATCCAGACCATTTTTCAGATGCAGAAACTGGTCGAGATGGTCCGCGCGCATGGTCTGGTGCCCGAAGAGGAGATCCTCGATCCCTACGGCTACAAGGATATCTACAACGAACGCCTGATGGTCCCGGTCAATGAGCGCATCGCCCAACTGGAATCGGGCGCAATGACCGTCGAACAGGCGACCCTGCGCGGCGCGCTCGATTTTGTGCGGATGCTGCGCGACAAGGGCGTCAGGTTGTACGTGTTCAGCGGCACCGACCGCGAGGACGTCCGGAACGAGGCCGCCAAGGTCGGCGCCGCGCCCTATTTCGATGAAATCTGGGGGGCGGTGCGATCGATTGAGGAATATTCGAAGGAAAAGGTGCTCAAGGAAATTATCGCGGCGCATCAACTGCATGGCACGGAAGTCATGACGGTCGGCGACGGTCCCGTGGAAATTCGCAATGGCAAGGAAAACGGCTGCATCGCCATCGGCGTCGCCTCGAACGAGGTGGCGGGCCACGGTTGGGACGAACACAAGCGCGAACGTCTGATACGCGCCGGCGCGGATATTCTGATCCCGGACTTTGCCGAAGGCTCTGCGCTTCTGAACTATTTGTTTCCAACGTCATAG